A single genomic interval of Dysidea avara chromosome 8, odDysAvar1.4, whole genome shotgun sequence harbors:
- the LOC136264003 gene encoding nucleotide-binding oligomerization domain-containing protein 2-like, translated as MILSYMHEQSDHKELEQFKTAEQATSTPLLKDLYKHVTPRYAANWKMIGTQLGLPNGTLDIIEYDYNKAVPCCNAMFKKWLEIDTSASWEKLFKVIESPAVSAPDRVTSKPDKEKPNITCEGLDVVLLLSERVRQQSLQARFTSDETAWPPTKLKKFTPLLLMHHQGHHILKHLSAQLLLNFVQMNVLGGIGDLHSPDKYHQLEIHEVLSSDTSRTTKELQDILAPLEDNDNPGFVLIEGLPGIGKSLLLQEIAYQWSEKQLLQTFRLLLLVQLRNPAVQQVSFLSDLLQLFCKRDMKGVEIAISCSEYFFKNGGKDLVFLFDGYDEFPEMLQKNSLIADILQRQVLPNCGLVVSSRPHATVDLRQKASVKVDILGFDEKERRQYIEQTLKGQPHKITELTNYLDKHLTINGLCFVPFNMVVLVFLYEQGISLPKSSVDLYQYFICLTICRHLAKSSHNLDNTTTDLTKLPEPCKTIIDQLSKLSLKALNNNQLVFTLDEVKVACPGITESIDGFGLLQAIQHFSLTGKTMTFNFIHFSIQEFLAAYHIAHLPPREELRVLQEKFWSSHHSNMFSMYASLTKAHRPSFKQFLQQPSFIQRFTKFFSSRRDNNIGISPKFLDDILKCFHLFRCFHEAGDVETCQSILNSEMFNTKDIGLWRRNLTVYDVECLTLFLVCSPSKVWNSVNLTSCHIQDHGLHVLHRGLITSNCTIKQLWLNDNNLTQSSSSPIKDLTIHCGVEYLLVDGSHTIGEDHTLFNILSHPSSRLTHLLLVNDTGLSSSATISLFTELAKSNKLQTLLININNLTDESCDVITATMKKNASLACLWMATCDVSAEDAQRTVKALHLNNSVQVLYLSSTYPEDVKEKITLLQDEVNKQRKSRGCQVKLRVKFIK; from the exons atgatacttagctacatgcATGAACAAAGTGATCACAAAGAGCTAGAACAATTTAAAACAGCTGAACAAG CTACCAGTACTCCACTACTGAAGGATCTCTATAAACATGTCACTCCACGATATGCTGCAAACTGGAAAATGATAGGAACACAACTGGGTCTACCCAATGGAACACTTGACATCATAGAATATGACTACAACAAAGCTGTTCCCTGTTGTAATGCCATGTTTAAAAAGTGGCTTGAAATAGACACCTCTGCTAGTTGGGAGAAGTTGTTTAAAGTGATTGAGTCACCTGCAGTCTCAGCTCCTGACAGAG TGACCTCCAAACCTGATAAAGAGAAGCCAAATATCACTTGTGAAG GATTAGATGTAGTCCTTCTATTGTCAGAAAGAGTAAGACAGCAAAGTCTACAAGCAAGGTTTACAAGTGATGAGACTGCTTGGCCTCCAACTAAGCTAAAAAAATTTACACCCCTTCTGTTAATGCACCATCAAGGCCATCACATTTTAAAGCACTTATCTGCACAGCTACTGCTTAATTTTGTTCAAATGAATGTTCTTGGTGGCATTGGTGATCTCCATTCACCAGACAAATATCATCAATTAGAAATACATGAAGTGTTGAGTTCTGATACTAGTAGGACAACTAAAGAGTTGCAAGATATTTTAGCTCCACTAGAAGACAATGATAATCCAGGGTTTGTTTTAATTGAGGGGTTACCTGGTATTGGAAAGTCATTACTGTTACAAGAAATAGCATACCAATGGAGTGAAAAACAACTGCTACAAACATTCAGGTTACTTCTTCTGGTGCAGCTTCGTAATCCTGCTGTACAACAAGTATCATTTCTCAGTGATCTTCTCCAGTTGTTCTGCAAAAGAGACATGAAGGGTGTAGAAATTGCCATTTCATGCAGTGAGTACTTCTTTAAGAATGGGGGCAAAGATCTTGTTTTTCTATTTGATGGCTATGATGAATTTCCAGAAATGCTACAGAAAAATAGCTTAATTGCTGATATACTTCAACGTCAAGTGTTACCAAACTGTGGCTTGGTAGTGTCATCTCGTCCACATGCCACAGTGGACCTCCGACAGAAAGCATCTGTCAAGGTAGATATCCTGGGATTTGATGAAAAGGAACGGAGACAATACATTGAACAAACACTGAAGGGACAACCACACAAAATCACAGAGCTGACCAACTATCTTGACAAACACCTCACAATAAATGGTCTATGTTTTGTGCCATTCAATATGGTGGTATTAGTGTTTCTTTATGAGCAGGGAATTTCTCTTCCTAAAAGTTCTGTTGATTTGTATCAGTATTTCATCTGTCTTACAATCTGTCGACATCTTGCTAAATCTAGTCACAACCTTGATAACACCACCACTGATCTAACCAAATTACCAGAACCTTGTAAGACAATAATTGACCAGCTTTCAAAGTTATCCCTCAAAGCACTtaataacaaccaactagtttTTACTTTAGATGAGGTGAAAGTGGCTTGTCCAGGAATCACAGAATCGATTGATGGTTTTGGGTTACTACAGGCAATACAGCACTTTAGCCTTACTGGAAAAACAATGACATTTAATTTCATTCATTTCTCCATTCAAGAATTTCTAGCAGCTTACCACATTGCTCACCTTCCACCACGTGAAGAGTTAAGAGTGCTCCAAGAGAAGTTCTGGAGTAGCCATCATTCTAACATGTTCTCCATGTACGCTTCACTTACCAAGGCACACCGACCATCATTTAAACAATTTCTTCAGCAACCTTCTTTTATACAACGTTTTACAAAATTCTTTTCCAGTCGGAGAGATAACAATATTGGTATTTCTCCAAAATTCCTTGAcgatattttaaaatgttttcacCTTTTTCGGTGCTTTCATGAGGCTGGTGATGTGGAAACTTGTCAATCCATACTAAATTCAGAAATGTTTAACACCAAAGACATTGGACTCTGGAGAAGGAACTTGACAGTTTATGATGTGGAGTGTTTAACTCTATTCCTTGTCTGTTCACCCTCAAAAGTGTGGAACTCAGTTAATTTGACTAGTTGTCATATTCAAGATCATGGTCTTCATGTGTTACATCGTGGACTAATTACTAGTAACTGTACTATTAAGCAACTGTGGTTAAATGACAATAACTTGACCCAATCGTCTTCCTCCCCCATAAAAGACCTCACCATCCACTGTGGAGTAGAATATTTGTTGGTTGATGGTAGCCACACTATTGGAGAGGATCACACTCTCTTTAACATTTTATCCCATCCCTCCTCTAGACTAACACATCTATTATTAGTTAATGACACCGGGTTATCATCTAGTGCTACTATTTCCCTGTTCACTGAATTGGCAAAGAGTAACAAACTGCAGACActcttgattaacattaacAATCTCACAGATGAAAGTTGTGATGTCATTACTGCCACAATGAAGAAGAATGCTTCACTTGCTTGTCTGTGGATGGCCACTTGTGATGTCAGTGCAGAAGATGCTCAACGGACTGTTAAAGCTCTCCATCTTAACAACTCAGTACAAGTACTTTACTTATCCTCAACATACCCTGAAGATGTCAAGGAAAAGATTACACTTCTACAAGATGAAGTTAACAAGCAGAGAAAGAGCAGAGGATGTCAAGTAAAACTCCgtgttaaatttataaaataG